A genome region from Bombus pyrosoma isolate SC7728 linkage group LG14, ASM1482585v1, whole genome shotgun sequence includes the following:
- the LOC122575006 gene encoding transcriptional regulator ATRX homolog isoform X2: MSLFKRDTKNRVYMKERLARVEEVKKSIRSLCDNDSSTPEDVRPFFYKFGNSRDNSSERSSDKDGINRPKQAKTSRRESSEEESETAHHKQKKGKEHLKNDGHKKIMRNKKVDSNNIRKEKNKIRNSVSSDSDDAIYEKSAEKKTKRHSSLKSKQKDFNLYREDADSNSGKEFPKSKISLSGLSVLKKAGKGRVISTESNPESTSQLIKKTRISKEQSLQFKSHVVKIFNQFKAICSEYEIQMEHVKWKYFKKELTYQESAFNVIEKSKNVINNLKMELNAQEEELTNFYEEWSKSHKVQSIAHEDCSLSDNEIAKEKGDAEESNKSENSSNAASAVSECDNEEIFSDEGTSNTKINVDKNKTNNTLTKISEKLVGDNEKSDQIISSILDNKKEDKTYTRDDLKVIDANEMTSEEYQISTNEHAMNESIDDIFEDTDINDLIEARDECRNENGLKLKELEKDNKDNRDKNSCPTKIENAKSKLVFSDGIVESTEEKKNDVLDDIDAEEQAKRAMLESDSETPTNDESLNEKFIESFNTNDSFEEKDVSQSKKIKCDKKEGKDKTQSNSIYGNNSLEKLDELVNEEVCAKRALLESNSDDSMSPCDKKESLSKKHYFSDSSENSSSDNDIKLKPLIINTSSKKNKDEDKNLTKDKKALDSREPACLPKINYAGSDKKLKMFCKVVVEKLPENALKKYKNALEKSRQYLENKELRSLIDLDRLQNNRKNTFGSTRSFLSRKAKKTKVKEIEDSLLNHLKNENAEKDSDITENIGEDSDINNDISIAKIQANFQTNRELMLEADAVTKKALLYSSDSDIGEQKESTSENSNSEENKSKTKSKDLSKRSTQKAEKKSSDKENDDKWKKNKWRRNKLLTMKFSSDSDSDVAREKWNKKQKGTEKAEESYIGHSAIKVVKRERRNRRQIIDSDSDLQVINSDTKSNKSAMSEDNMSSDSDSSVGKPKKMRKRKTHKSSGSDSSIIEKRTKPKRRRIKNMSSNSDENSDKDLDITNSQGTPGKKGRKNIRKVMKDKQVTSDTKQAAKEEEERLKRIAERQKLYNEMYEARLAGEEKVDKLVLDFDPETKAELVTVHENLVKRLKPHQAEGIKFMWDACFESLERVNSSSGSGCIIAHCMGLGKTLQVIALGHTLLTHEKTGVKTIMIVCPLSTVLNWVNEFTNWLKDIEHDIEIYEMTKNLSGTNNKMRKNIKEAVLQYLINPGPDVVVCDEGHLLKNEDTALSKSMKQIKTLRRIVLTGTPLQNNLIEYHCMVQFVKPNLLGTKKEFLNRFGNPITNGQFDDSTEYDVTLMKKRAYVLHKMLKGCVQRFDYSVLTPFLPPKQEYVIFVSLTEMQINMYQHYLDNFARRIRNANGTLFADFQSLQRIWTHPLVLRMNAEKIEKINEKKFEISDSEGSLKDFIDDAEIETTTSMSTEEDDDIVTIDTNVTKNIRTNSKNNRPEAEIIPEEPEKKEEEWWLQFVKLEHFEDMRVSSKLILLFGILKECEQIGDKVLVFSQSLYSLSLIEQFLEKIDNTTQNGEDLEYIDGHTGSWSLGLDYFRMDGQTSAENRNAWCRIFNEPSNTRARLFLISTRAGGLGINLTAANRVIIFDASWNPSHDVQSIFRVYRFGQKKPCYVYRFLAAGTMEEKIYNRQVTKLSLSCRVVDEQQIERHYSNQNLNELYTFERNNGEKPTLNLPKDRLLAEIFLKYKNFVENYHEHDSLLENKAEEELNEEERKQAWLEYEEEKKGKPPIMPSYSMAFPNNMMLNQYKIPPPLSIGTDYEKLRILLQKDYPNATPQTQQMMTANVLTNMYNYMEQHSFYNTANSIIDQNTNLTSVPNMAQTSYSVPNRIKNLSNQQKDYRITDIRSGDVDDDVVEVISTTVNNKNKNQEE; the protein is encoded by the exons ATGTCTTTGTTCAA AAGGGACACTAAAAACAGAGTATATATGAAAGAACGGCTTGCAAGAGTggaagaagtaaaaaaatcAATACGGTCATTATGTGACAATGATTCCAGTACTCCTGAAGATGTACGacctttcttttataaatttggaaattcaC GTGATAATTCCAGTGAAAGGTCATCTGATAAGGATGGCATTAACAGACCAAAACAAGCAAAAACGTCTAGAAGAGAATCCTCTGAGGAGGAGAGTGAAACTGCTCATCATAAACAAAAGAAAGGCAaggaacatttaaaaaatgatggGCACAAAAAGATTAtgagaaataagaaagttgattctaataatataagaaaagaaaagaataaaatcagaAATTCAGTTTCTAGTGATTCAGATGATGCAATTTATGAGAAATCTGCtgaaaagaagacaaaaagaCATTCATCATTAAAGTCCAAACAAAAAGATTTCAACTTATATAGGGAAGATGCAGACTCTAATTCTGGCAAAGAATTCCCAAAATCAAAAATTTCTCTTAGTGGCTTGAGTGTCCTGAAAAAAGCTGGGAAGGGTCGAGTAATATCCACTGAGTCAAATCCAGAATCCACATCACAGTTAATAAAAAAGACTAGAATCAGTAAAGAACAAAGCTTACAGTTCAAGTCTCATGttgtgaaaatttttaatcaatttaagGCGATTTGTTCAGAGTATGAAATACAGATGGAACatgtaaaatggaaatattttaagaaagaaTTAACATACCAAGAATCAGCGTTTAATGttatagaaaaatcaaaaaatgtGATCAACAATCTTAAAATGGAACTTAATGcacaagaagaagaattaacaaatttttatgaagaatGGAGTAAAAGTCATAAAGTACAAAGCATAGCTCATGAGGACTGTTCTTTAAGTGATAACGAAATAGCAAAAGAGAAAGGGGATGCAGAAGAATCCAATAAATCCGAGAACAGCTCAAATGCAGCAAGCGCAGTTTCTGAATGTgataatgaagaaatattttctgatgAAGGAacaagtaatacgaaaataaacgttgataaaaacaaaacaaacaatacattaactaaaatttcagaaaaattagTAGGTGACAATGAAAAGAGTGATCAAATTATCTCTTCCATCTTAGACAacaaaaaggaagataaaacTTATACAAGAGATGATTTGAAAGTAATTGATGCAAATGAGATGACATCTGAAGAATATCAGATATCTACGAATGAACATGCTATGAACGAATCCATAGATGATATATTTGAAGATACAGACATTAATGATTTGATAGAAGCCAGAGATGAATGTAGGAATGAAAATGgtttaaaattaaaggaacttgaaaaagataataaagataatagaGATAAAAACTCGTGCCCtactaaaattgaaaatgcaaaatctAAATTAGTTTTTTCTGATGGAATTGTAGAATCAactgaagaaaagaaaaatgacgtTTTAGATGATATTGATGCCGAAGAACAAGCTAAGAGGGCAATGTTAGAATCGGACTCAGAAACACCCACAAATGATGAATCactgaatgaaaaatttattgaaagttTCAACACAAATGAtagtttcgaagaaaaagacgtATCGCAatcgaaaaagataaaatgcgataaaaaagaaggaaaagataaGACACAAAGTAATTctatttatggaaataattcATTAGAAAAACTTGATGAACTCGTTAATGAAGAAGTTTGTGCTAAACGTGCACTTCTTGAATCAAATTCAGATGATTCTATGAGTCCTtgtgataaaaaagaaagtttaagtAAGAAACATTATTTCAGTGACAGTAGTGAAAATTCAAGTTCtgataatgatattaaattgaaaccactaataataaatacttcttcaaagaaaaataaagatgaagataaaaatcttACAAAAGACAAAAAAGCATTGGATTCTAGAGAACCAGCATGTTTacctaaaataaattatgctgggtcagataaaaaattaaaaatgttttgtaaagTTGTTGTCGAAAAATTACCAGAAAATGCTCTTAAAAAGTATAAGAATGCGTTAGAAAAATCTCGACAATATTTAGAGAATAAAGAGCTTAGAAg TCTAATTGATTTGGATAGGTTACAAAACAATCGTAAAAATACTTTTGGCTCAACACGAAGTTTTTTGTCTAGAAAAGCAAAAAAGACTAAAGTAAAGGAAATTGAAGATTCCCTATTGAATCAtttgaaaaacgaaaatgCAGAGAAAGATTCTGATATAACTGAAAATATAGGGGAAGATTCTGATATAAACAATGATATTTCAATCGCAAAAATACAAGCTAATTTCCAAACTAATAGGGAATTAATGTTGGAAGCAGATGCAGTTACTAAGAAAGctcttttatattcttccgACTCAGATATTG GTGAACAAAAAGAATCTACTTCTGAAAACAGTAACAGTGAGGAGAACAAAAGTAAAACCAAATCAAAGGATCTTTCAAAACGATCAACTCAAAAAGCTGAAAAAAAGAGTAGTGATAAG GAAAATGATgacaaatggaaaaaaaataaatggagGCGAAATAAACTATTAACAATGAAGTTCTCCTCTGACTCAGATTCTGATGTTGCAagagaaaaatggaataagaaacaaaaagggACAGAAAAGGCAGAAGAAAGTTATAT tgGACATTCAGCTATCAAAGTTGTAaaacgcgaaagaagaaatcgtaGACAGATTATAGATTCTGATTCAGATCTGCAGGTGATAAATTCTGatacaaaatcaaataaatctgCCATGTCAGAAGATAATATGTCTTCAGATAGTGATTCTTCAGTAGGAAAGCCAAAAAAGATGCGTAAACGTAAGACACATAAATCATCTGGTTCTGACTCTTCGATTATAGAGAAAag AACCAAACCAAAGAGAAGACGCATTAAAAATATGTCCAGTAATAGTGATGAAAATAGCGATAAGGACCTTGATATTACGAATTCTCAAGGAACACCTGGAAAAAAAGGTCGTAAAAATATCCGAAAAGTAATGAAAGATAAGCAAGTTACAAGTGATACTAAGCAAGCTGccaaagaagaggaagaaagactTAAACGTATTGCTGAGAGACAAAAATtg tACAATGAGATGTATGAAGCAAGATTGGCTGGCGAAGAAAAAGTAGATAAGTTGGTATTGGATTTTGATCCTGAAACAAAAGCGGAATTGGTGACTGTCCatgaaaatttagtaaaacGTTTAAAACCCCATCAAGCTGAGGGAATAAAATTCATGTGGGACGCATGCTTTGAATCATTGGAAAGAGTAAATTCTTCTAGCGGATCTGGATGTATAATTGCACATTGTATGGGACTAGGTAAAACTCTTCAAGTAATTGCCTTGGGTCATACACTTTTAACACATGAAAAAACTGGTGTTAAAACAATTATGATCGTTTGTCCCTTGAGCACGGTACTTAATTGGGTAAATGAATTTACGAATTGGTTAAAGGATATAGAACATGACATCGAGATTTACGAAATGACTAA GAATCTAAGTGgcacaaataataaaatgagaaagaatATCAAAGAAGCAGTTTTacagtatttaataaatcctGGTCCAGACGTCGTAGTTTGCGATGAAGGACATTTACTAAAAAATGAGGATACTGCTCTCAGTAAATCAATGAAACAGATTAAAACATTACGGAGAATTGTACTTACAGGAACACCACtccaaaataatttgatagaat ATCACTGTATGGTACAGTTTGTAAAGCCAAATCTTTtaggaacgaagaaagaatttttaaacagaTTTGGGAATCCAATAACTAATGGTCAATTTGATGATTCTACCGAATATGATGTTACATTAATGAAGAAACGAGCATACGTTTTACATAAGATGTTAAAGGGCTGTGTACAAAGGTTTGATTATTCTGTACTAACACCGTTTTTACCACCAAAACaggaatatgtaatttttgtcaGTCTAACtgaaatgcaaattaatatgtatCAACATTATTTGGATAATTTTGCAAG GCGAATACGCAATGCCAATGGAACTCTTTTCGCAGATTTTCAATCATTACAAAGAATATGGACACATCCCTTGGTTTTGCGAATGAATgcagaaaagatagaaaagataaatgaaaaaaaattcgaaattagtGATTCGGAGGGTTCTTTAAAAGACTTTATTGACGATGCCGAAATAGAGACTACGACCAGTATGAGTACTGAAGAAGATGATGATATTGTAACCATTGATAcaaatgttacaaaaaatataagaactaattcaaaaaataatagacCAG aaGCTGAAATAATTCCTGAAGAACctgaaaagaaggaagaggaatgGTGGTTACAGTTTGTTAAACTCGAACACTTTGAAGATATGAGAGTTTCTTCCAAATTGATACTTCTTTTTGGAATCCTGAAGGAATGTGAACAAATCGGAGACAAAGT CTTGGTATTTTCACAATCGTTGTATTCATTATCTTTAATCGAGCAGTTTCTTGAAAAAATCGATAATACAACACAAAATGGTGAAGATTTGGAATATATAGATGGACATACTGGAAGTTGGTCATTGGGGTTGGACTACTTTCGAATGGATGGTCAAACATCCGCTGAAAATAGAAACGCATGgtgtagaatatttaatgaacCATCAAATACAAGAGCAAGATTGTTCCTAATCTCAACCAGAGCAGGTGGACTGGGAATTAATTTAACTGCTGCCAATCgtgttattatttttgacGCAAGTTGGAATCCTTCTCATGATGTCCAAAGCATATTTCGTGTATACAG atTTGGTCAAAAGAAACCATGTTACGTTTATCGATTTCTAGCAGCTGGAACGATGGAAGAAAAGATCTATAATCGACAAGTGACGAAACTATCACTTTCTTGTAGAGTCGTCGATGAGCAACAAATAGAACGTCATTATAGCAATcagaatttaaatgaattgtACACATTTGAACGAAACAATGGAGAGAAGCCGACTCTGAATTTGCCTAAAGATAGATTATtagcagaaatatttttaaaatataaaaattttgtagagAACTATCATGAACATGATTCtcttttggaaaataaa GCAGAGGAAGAACTGAatgaggaagaaagaaagcaagCTTGGTTAGAATatgaagaggaaaagaaaggaaaaccaCCAATAATGCCATCATATTCAATGGCGTTCCCAAATAATATGATGTTAAATCAATATAAGATTCCGCCACCATTGAGTATTGGCACGGATTATGAAAAACTCCGAATACTTCTTCAAAAGGAT taTCCTAATGCAACACCACAAACCCAACAAATGATGACTGCTAATGTATtaacaaatatgtacaattacaTGGAACAACATTCTTTCTACAATACCGCAAATTCAATAATCGATCag AATACAAACTTAACTTCAGTACCCAATATGGCTCAAACATCTTATTCAGTACCAAATAGAATTAAGAATTTGTCCAATCAACAGAAAGATTATAGGATTACTGATATTAGATCTGGAGATGTTGATGATGATGTTGTAGAG GTTATATCAACCAcagtaaataacaaaaataaaaatcaagaggaatga